The nucleotide sequence CAACCTCTCCATAGCGATTCACCGCCACGATGGACTCAATGTCTGTATCGCCCGCAGCCGCCGCCATGCCGATGGCTATCGCTTCGGCGCAAACTGCGATACGGCCCACGGTGGCCTCCAGATGGACCGCCGAGAAGGTCTTCCCCGAGCGCGTCCGCAGAGCACAGCCGATATGATGCCAGCCTTCCCGAAAGCGCCGCGCGATGATTCGCCGCGCCTCTTCGACCAAGGCCTTGTCCTCTTCCGACAGCCCGACGTGCATCCTGCCCCTTACGGGGCTAAGTGGTTTGCAACGGGACTACGCGGCCCGGTTCCTGGGCGCTGCCTGGGGTCGCAATCCCCTTACGGGGCTAAGTGGTTTGCAACTCTA is from Thermus islandicus DSM 21543 and encodes:
- a CDS encoding cytidine deaminase; its protein translation is MHVGLSEEDKALVEEARRIIARRFREGWHHIGCALRTRSGKTFSAVHLEATVGRIAVCAEAIAIGMAAAAGDTDIESIVAVNRYGEVVPPCGMCRELISDYAPAAMVIVPGKHGEEAVPVVALLPNKYTRNV